One window from the genome of Blastopirellula retiformator encodes:
- a CDS encoding tetratricopeptide repeat-containing sulfotransferase family protein, with amino-acid sequence MNNGLQAALELHQAGDLASAERAYRQILQDVPTDANALHLLGLNLHEQGRSQEGLVLVKQAVDLKPSVGVLHNSLGVLQMALGDLQSAESSFRKAASLDSGCVEAKRNLAAISERLRPASAQQEAAAPLRTQRESTELEEKIRRYLAANPHNANAYVQLAQMLKSRGEQQPAIEMLTEAVRRFPGNRELRSLLGEALGNLGRHEEAEAVFTKLAEELPGDAMAHTNLGVSQLAQDRLPEASASLEQACRLDPQHFRAHFLSGVAKRKAGNVDQAETSLCQALKLNPDFHEARLELAFVQKSRGDYEACARLLQEILKMAPCHAPALLELATCCEMLGDVEQLVQACVNALQTDPKFAPAHLLLGMILSARLAPEVRAKLDLEEREELGEKALRHLSAAASFAPSAEAFDAWGRALIQLGRHAEALEKVQEAIRRQPDFAHAHEALGRIFLEQGAVDQACASFSRAIEIDPLRTLSQYELARSGKTQDKPQAIRQIQALLQQDPLSLQDQVFLNFALGVLFDAVQDYDSAFEHYQIANRLKNEDPRKRSREGDREGVRKSDWDRTLALKETFHSSFFGERPQLVGSESDLPIFIVGMPRSGTTLVEQILSSHPEVCGAGELMDITDLTLSMPRRLGVDVRYPQAVEKLDGVLVKEMAESYLGQLRSRSSAAKRVTDKMPTNFRHLGFVAMLFPRAHIINVRRDSRDVCISCFRQNLDWPYCDLEACARYYRQYLRLMSHWKEATPLKILDIQYEELVADPDRVSRQLVEFCGLPWDDSCLRFHASNRAVQTPSKWQVRQPVYHSSVGAWKRYQKHLGPLEEVLADRG; translated from the coding sequence ATGAACAACGGACTGCAAGCGGCCTTGGAATTGCATCAAGCGGGAGATCTCGCGTCTGCCGAGCGGGCCTATCGACAGATCTTGCAGGATGTACCAACGGATGCGAACGCACTTCATCTGTTGGGGTTGAATCTTCACGAACAAGGGAGAAGCCAAGAAGGGCTGGTGTTGGTGAAACAGGCTGTGGATTTGAAGCCTTCTGTCGGAGTCTTGCATAACAGTCTGGGGGTTCTTCAGATGGCGCTTGGCGACCTGCAATCTGCGGAATCGAGTTTTCGAAAAGCGGCGTCGCTTGACTCTGGCTGCGTCGAAGCAAAACGGAATCTCGCGGCGATCTCTGAAAGGCTTCGTCCAGCAAGCGCTCAGCAAGAAGCTGCGGCGCCATTGCGCACTCAGCGCGAAAGCACCGAATTGGAGGAGAAGATTCGTCGGTATCTGGCAGCCAATCCGCACAACGCCAATGCCTACGTTCAACTTGCACAGATGCTGAAGTCCCGCGGCGAACAACAGCCGGCCATTGAGATGTTGACCGAAGCGGTAAGGCGTTTTCCTGGGAACCGAGAGCTGAGAAGCCTGCTTGGCGAAGCGCTGGGCAACCTTGGGCGTCACGAGGAAGCCGAGGCCGTTTTCACGAAATTGGCGGAAGAACTTCCAGGCGACGCGATGGCTCATACGAACCTCGGCGTCAGCCAATTGGCGCAGGACCGTCTGCCGGAGGCGAGTGCAAGCTTGGAACAGGCGTGCCGGCTTGATCCACAGCACTTCCGAGCCCATTTTTTGTCAGGCGTCGCCAAACGGAAGGCCGGTAACGTAGATCAAGCAGAGACGAGTCTGTGCCAAGCTCTGAAATTGAATCCGGATTTCCATGAAGCTCGACTCGAACTGGCGTTCGTGCAAAAGTCGCGGGGCGACTACGAAGCATGCGCCAGGCTACTTCAAGAGATCCTGAAGATGGCGCCTTGTCATGCCCCGGCATTGCTGGAACTGGCGACGTGCTGTGAGATGCTGGGCGATGTCGAGCAACTCGTGCAAGCTTGCGTTAACGCGTTGCAAACCGATCCCAAGTTCGCTCCGGCGCACCTCTTGCTCGGTATGATTCTTTCCGCGCGGCTTGCTCCGGAGGTTCGAGCGAAACTTGATCTGGAAGAACGGGAAGAACTAGGCGAGAAGGCGCTTCGGCATTTGAGTGCGGCGGCCAGCTTTGCGCCCAGCGCAGAAGCTTTTGACGCCTGGGGCCGCGCCTTGATCCAATTGGGCCGCCACGCCGAAGCCTTGGAAAAGGTGCAAGAAGCAATTCGTCGGCAGCCTGATTTTGCGCATGCCCATGAGGCGCTGGGACGAATTTTCCTGGAGCAAGGCGCCGTCGACCAGGCATGCGCGAGTTTTTCTCGGGCGATCGAAATTGATCCTTTGCGAACCTTGTCGCAGTATGAACTGGCCCGCTCCGGGAAAACGCAAGACAAACCGCAGGCGATTCGCCAAATACAGGCTCTATTGCAGCAAGATCCCTTGTCGCTTCAGGATCAGGTGTTCTTGAATTTCGCACTAGGCGTACTTTTCGATGCAGTTCAAGACTACGACTCCGCTTTTGAGCATTACCAAATCGCCAATCGCCTGAAGAACGAAGATCCTCGAAAAAGAAGTCGAGAGGGCGACAGAGAAGGTGTACGAAAGTCAGATTGGGATCGAACTCTCGCTTTAAAGGAGACCTTTCATTCGAGCTTCTTTGGTGAACGCCCTCAGTTGGTAGGATCGGAAAGCGACTTGCCGATTTTCATCGTAGGCATGCCCCGTTCCGGTACGACGCTCGTTGAACAAATCCTCTCGAGCCACCCCGAAGTTTGCGGGGCAGGCGAGTTGATGGACATCACGGATTTAACCCTGTCGATGCCTCGTCGCTTGGGCGTTGACGTGCGTTACCCTCAGGCCGTGGAAAAGCTCGATGGGGTGTTGGTGAAAGAGATGGCGGAGTCCTATCTAGGCCAGTTGCGCAGTCGTAGCTCTGCAGCAAAGCGGGTTACCGACAAGATGCCGACCAACTTCCGGCATCTCGGGTTCGTGGCGATGCTTTTTCCTCGCGCCCATATCATCAACGTGCGGCGCGATTCGCGCGATGTCTGCATCTCTTGTTTCCGCCAAAACCTCGATTGGCCCTACTGTGACTTGGAGGCGTGCGCCCGCTACTACCGGCAATACCTCCGTCTGATGTCGCACTGGAAGGAGGCGACTCCCTTGAAAATCCTCGACATCCAGTACGAGGAACTGGTCGCCGATCCCGACCGCGTCAGTCGGCAGTTGGTCGAGTTCTGTGGTTTGCCTTGGGACGATTCCTGCCTTCGCTTCCACGCTTCGAATCGAGCTGTCCAAACGCCGAGTAAGTGGCAGGTTCGCCAGCCTGTTTATCATTCTTCGGTGGGGGCATGGAAACGCTATCAGAAGCATCTTGGCCCGCTGGAAGAGGTCCTCGCTGACAGGGGGTGA
- a CDS encoding helix-turn-helix domain-containing protein, producing the protein MLTVKEVASELRVCIGTVYKLIATGELPCYEFVSCKRVSEKDLRAYMELQRKEGVRIPRATKRHF; encoded by the coding sequence ATGCTAACCGTCAAAGAAGTGGCGAGCGAACTGCGAGTTTGTATCGGCACGGTGTATAAACTGATCGCAACTGGCGAGCTTCCCTGCTACGAGTTCGTATCGTGCAAGCGGGTTTCGGAGAAAGACTTGCGAGCTTACATGGAACTACAAAGGAAGGAGGGAGTAAGAATACCGCGGGCCACGAAGCGGCATTTCTAA
- a CDS encoding ISAzo13 family transposase yields the protein MIPTPSSPARLQLNPPTRVTVAGTPVHRNTVKTWYREIGLGLRQIRKGIAGGHSPDRGQQFDRIGELTNLYDRQGNPVFSVDTKAKEFLGHLYRKGRIYGTAALQAFDHDFPSWADGKLIPHGIYDIRRNVGHINLGLSHDTSEFAADSLRWYWSRIGRQCYPEATSILLLCDCGGSNAANRHLFKYYLQRLSQSTGLPIRVAHLPSYCSKYTPIERRFFAHVGRACSGRLFDSLATVVDLMRQTSTRTGLRATVNVIRRAYETGQKITDEMKSRLNLIYDEVLPKWNYTTSL from the coding sequence ATGATCCCGACGCCGTCTTCACCAGCCAGACTCCAGCTCAATCCGCCGACAAGGGTGACCGTTGCGGGGACGCCGGTCCATCGCAACACCGTCAAGACGTGGTATCGCGAGATCGGGTTGGGCCTGCGGCAAATCCGAAAAGGCATTGCCGGGGGACACTCTCCCGATCGCGGGCAGCAGTTTGATCGAATCGGTGAACTGACAAACCTGTACGACCGCCAGGGTAATCCTGTCTTTTCCGTCGACACCAAAGCTAAGGAATTCCTTGGTCACCTGTATCGCAAGGGAAGGATTTACGGCACCGCCGCCCTGCAAGCTTTCGACCATGACTTCCCGAGTTGGGCGGACGGCAAGTTGATCCCTCATGGAATTTACGACATCCGCCGAAACGTCGGGCACATCAACCTTGGCCTGAGCCATGACACCAGTGAGTTTGCCGCGGACAGTTTGCGTTGGTACTGGAGCCGAATTGGCAGGCAATGCTATCCCGAGGCGACGAGCATTTTGCTGTTGTGTGATTGTGGTGGCAGTAACGCCGCCAATCGCCACCTCTTCAAGTACTACCTTCAGCGTTTAAGTCAATCGACTGGGCTGCCGATTCGAGTCGCTCACCTGCCGAGCTACTGCAGCAAGTACACCCCGATTGAGCGTCGGTTCTTTGCGCATGTCGGCCGGGCCTGCTCAGGCCGCCTGTTTGACTCACTCGCTACGGTGGTTGATTTGATGCGACAAACCAGCACGCGAACGGGACTGCGAGCGACCGTCAATGTGATCCGCCGTGCGTACGAGACCGGCCAGAAGATCACCGACGAAATGAAGTCTCGCCTGAATCTCATTTACGACGAGGTTCTACCGAAATGGAACTACACAACAAGCCTCTGA
- a CDS encoding tyrosine-type recombinase/integrase, which produces MPRQPKPFFRKQTNSWYCSIAGRQISLGKDRESAHAKFHELMADREQVTAEVTTLYELSQAYLDWCQANRKPNTYQRHRYFLKSFIGSVGKRLRPSQLRIHQIRKWHEGLEIGTTTQNDAVGIVQRMLNWAVEQEYLSCNPIKGMKKPKRRRRDVFYTPEQWKLIRENVPGPLGDLLDFLYLTGCRPIEARSIEARHLHGDLVIFPADESKGEHEPRVIYLVPDAKAILDRLAKDHPAGALFRNQRGRPWTIDSIKCKLTRVSKTVGFRVIAYGARHSFATEALTKGGVDPISVAHLMGHKDPTMVSNA; this is translated from the coding sequence ATGCCACGGCAGCCAAAGCCCTTCTTTCGCAAGCAGACCAATAGCTGGTACTGCAGCATCGCCGGTCGGCAAATTTCGCTTGGGAAAGACCGAGAATCCGCCCATGCAAAATTCCACGAATTAATGGCCGATCGCGAGCAGGTCACGGCCGAGGTGACCACGCTTTACGAGCTATCACAGGCCTACCTCGATTGGTGTCAGGCGAACCGCAAACCGAACACCTACCAGCGTCATCGGTATTTCCTGAAATCATTTATCGGGTCAGTCGGCAAGCGGTTGCGCCCTTCCCAGCTGCGCATCCACCAAATTCGCAAATGGCATGAAGGTCTCGAAATTGGCACAACGACGCAGAACGATGCGGTAGGAATCGTGCAGCGAATGTTAAATTGGGCGGTTGAGCAAGAGTATCTCTCCTGCAATCCAATCAAGGGAATGAAGAAGCCGAAAAGAAGGCGAAGAGACGTCTTTTACACGCCCGAGCAATGGAAGTTGATTCGAGAGAATGTGCCCGGCCCGCTCGGCGACCTGCTCGACTTCCTCTACCTAACCGGCTGCCGCCCTATCGAAGCCCGGTCGATCGAGGCCCGCCATCTGCACGGCGATCTCGTTATCTTCCCTGCCGATGAATCGAAGGGAGAACACGAACCGCGGGTGATCTACCTGGTTCCGGACGCAAAAGCGATTCTCGATCGTCTGGCGAAGGATCATCCTGCCGGAGCCTTGTTTCGGAACCAGCGAGGTCGCCCTTGGACTATAGATTCGATCAAGTGCAAATTGACCCGCGTCAGCAAAACAGTCGGCTTCCGCGTGATCGCGTATGGCGCCCGGCACTCATTCGCGACGGAGGCCCTGACCAAGGGTGGCGTTGACCCGATCTCGGTTGCTCATCTCATGGGGCACAAAGATCCGACGATGGTTAGCAACGCGTGA
- a CDS encoding type 2 periplasmic-binding domain-containing protein, with protein sequence MSRFVCFAFSLITLGFTLGCPKPEPPVVEQPRPAGPFKLLVLDDAPLAEAIEREWQAREERSLELEQSTAAELLKSDKVDADAVIYPPQLLGELIARQWIEPLPADLLDNEALDLADVFSSVRRMELDWGSETYGVPYGSQTLVLMVRPEVMEKLELEIPETWEAYQNCVDRIAASEFCTGDAPQFAAPTLEPLAEDWRGKLFLARSAAYAKNPSNYAVLFGLGSVDPLISQQAFVKGATDLKKIAQSIPADLQALLPAEVGQQFLAGKSALAIGWLSPKSQANEDKLEFTPDFAPIPGAASYWNQLIETWEERRGGRAESVPLLTASGRIGSVSRSTHNAQDAALGLILLSATDSATQVSPASGATTVYRNTNIGGITQWVDPRLSSEGASTYGEAVALTLSSAEAINLNLPGADQYLKALDAAVTAILAGDAAPQEALEKTAIEWNAITDKLGRDAQKKANSASLGL encoded by the coding sequence ATGAGTCGCTTCGTCTGTTTCGCATTTTCTCTGATCACCTTGGGTTTTACGCTGGGTTGCCCCAAGCCAGAGCCGCCGGTGGTCGAACAGCCGCGGCCCGCGGGACCTTTCAAACTGCTGGTTCTGGATGACGCGCCGCTGGCCGAAGCGATCGAGCGAGAGTGGCAAGCGCGCGAAGAACGCTCGCTAGAGCTAGAGCAGTCGACCGCCGCGGAGCTGCTGAAGTCAGACAAGGTCGACGCCGATGCAGTGATCTACCCGCCGCAGTTGTTGGGCGAGCTGATCGCTCGCCAGTGGATCGAGCCGCTGCCTGCGGATTTGCTTGACAACGAGGCGCTCGACCTGGCCGACGTCTTTTCGTCGGTCCGGCGGATGGAGCTGGATTGGGGAAGTGAAACGTATGGCGTGCCGTATGGTTCGCAAACCTTGGTGCTGATGGTTCGGCCTGAGGTGATGGAGAAACTGGAGCTGGAAATTCCCGAGACGTGGGAAGCGTATCAGAACTGCGTCGACCGAATCGCGGCCAGCGAGTTCTGTACCGGCGACGCGCCGCAGTTCGCCGCGCCGACGCTCGAGCCGCTGGCCGAAGATTGGCGCGGCAAGTTGTTCCTCGCCCGTAGCGCCGCTTACGCCAAGAACCCCAGCAACTACGCCGTGCTATTTGGCCTGGGTTCGGTCGATCCGCTGATCTCGCAACAGGCGTTTGTGAAGGGCGCCACTGACCTGAAAAAAATCGCCCAGTCGATTCCGGCCGATTTGCAGGCCTTGTTGCCGGCCGAAGTGGGACAGCAATTCTTGGCCGGCAAGTCGGCCCTGGCGATTGGTTGGCTCTCGCCGAAGTCGCAAGCCAACGAAGACAAACTGGAGTTCACGCCTGACTTCGCCCCGATCCCCGGCGCCGCCAGCTATTGGAACCAACTGATCGAGACCTGGGAGGAGCGTCGCGGAGGTCGGGCAGAGTCGGTGCCGCTGCTAACGGCCAGCGGCCGGATCGGCTCGGTGTCGCGCAGTACGCACAACGCCCAAGACGCGGCCCTGGGGCTGATCTTGCTGTCGGCCACCGACTCGGCCACGCAGGTTTCTCCCGCTAGCGGGGCGACGACCGTCTATCGCAACACCAACATCGGCGGCATCACCCAATGGGTCGATCCGCGGCTCAGCTCCGAAGGCGCCAGCACCTACGGCGAAGCGGTCGCCCTGACGCTTAGCTCTGCCGAGGCGATCAACTTGAACCTGCCCGGCGCCGACCAATACCTGAAGGCACTGGACGCGGCCGTCACGGCGATCCTGGCCGGCGACGCAGCCCCGCAGGAGGCCCTCGAAAAGACCGCCATCGAGTGGAACGCGATCACCGACAAACTGGGCCGCGACGCCCAAAAGAAGGCGAACTCGGCCAGCCTGGGGTTGTAA
- the xylB gene encoding xylulokinase — MSIYLGIDIGTSGTKTIAIREGGEILAESTATYPLHHPKPMWSEQDPDDWWNAVVKTVRRVVKEAKARPGEVKAIGLSGQMHGSVFLDKSDQVIRPALLWNDQRTVAECAEIEERAGGRAKLIKMVANPALTGFTAPKILWLRNNEPRNYARLAKVLLPKDEIRRRLTGEYATEVSDASGMLLLDVAKRSWSKRLLSKLELDESILGTVYESEEVTGTLTAEAAKRLGLTTDCVVVGGAGDCAANAVGNGVVKQGTLASSLGTSGVMFVHSDEVAIDPAGRLHTFCHAVRGKWHMMGVTLCAAGTLEWFVQRLCADLRSGRGKQDPYSVLNAEAVDIAPGSQGLFTLPYLAGERTPHADPNARGCFIGLTLSHTRGHVTRSIMEGVAYSLRDSLEIISDLGVPVRQIRAGGGGAKSPLWRQIQADVFGKKVVTINAEQGPAYGVALLAATGAGAYKNIQEACAATIQVVNETSVDRKAAKIYNEAFPVYQGLYKSLKEDFQRISALGQ; from the coding sequence GTGAGCATCTACCTGGGAATTGATATCGGCACCTCCGGCACCAAGACGATCGCCATTCGCGAAGGTGGCGAAATTCTCGCCGAGTCGACCGCCACTTATCCGCTGCATCACCCCAAACCGATGTGGAGCGAGCAAGACCCGGACGATTGGTGGAACGCGGTGGTTAAGACGGTTCGCCGCGTCGTGAAAGAAGCGAAGGCCCGCCCAGGCGAAGTCAAAGCGATCGGCCTGTCAGGGCAAATGCATGGCTCGGTCTTCCTCGACAAAAGCGACCAGGTGATCCGCCCTGCCCTGCTCTGGAATGACCAGCGCACCGTCGCCGAATGTGCCGAGATCGAAGAGCGAGCCGGCGGTCGGGCCAAGCTGATCAAGATGGTCGCCAATCCGGCGCTAACCGGCTTCACTGCCCCCAAGATCCTATGGCTGCGCAACAACGAACCGCGCAATTACGCGCGTCTGGCGAAGGTGCTGCTGCCGAAGGATGAAATCCGCCGCCGCCTGACCGGCGAGTACGCCACTGAGGTGAGCGACGCCAGCGGGATGTTGCTATTGGACGTGGCGAAGCGAAGTTGGTCGAAGCGGCTTCTCTCGAAGTTGGAACTGGACGAGTCGATCCTTGGCACGGTCTACGAGTCGGAAGAAGTTACCGGCACGCTGACCGCCGAAGCGGCGAAGCGTCTTGGTCTGACCACCGACTGTGTGGTGGTCGGCGGCGCCGGCGACTGTGCGGCCAACGCGGTTGGCAACGGTGTTGTGAAACAGGGGACTCTCGCCAGTTCGCTCGGCACCTCCGGCGTGATGTTCGTTCATAGTGACGAAGTCGCGATCGATCCGGCTGGTCGTCTGCATACCTTCTGTCATGCGGTTCGCGGCAAGTGGCACATGATGGGGGTCACGCTCTGCGCCGCCGGCACGCTCGAATGGTTCGTGCAGCGGCTCTGCGCCGATCTGCGGAGCGGTCGTGGCAAGCAAGATCCCTATTCCGTCTTGAACGCCGAAGCGGTCGACATCGCCCCCGGCAGCCAAGGGTTGTTCACCCTGCCTTATCTGGCCGGCGAACGAACCCCGCACGCCGACCCCAACGCCCGCGGCTGCTTCATTGGCCTGACCCTCAGTCATACCCGCGGCCACGTGACCCGCTCGATCATGGAAGGAGTCGCCTACTCGCTGCGGGACAGCTTAGAGATCATCTCCGACCTCGGCGTGCCGGTGCGTCAGATTCGGGCCGGCGGCGGCGGGGCAAAGAGCCCGCTCTGGCGACAGATTCAGGCCGACGTCTTCGGCAAGAAGGTGGTGACGATCAACGCCGAGCAAGGCCCGGCTTACGGCGTTGCGCTATTGGCCGCGACCGGCGCCGGCGCCTACAAGAATATCCAGGAAGCGTGCGCCGCCACGATCCAGGTGGTCAACGAGACGTCCGTCGATCGGAAAGCGGCGAAGATTTACAACGAGGCGTTTCCGGTATATCAAGGACTGTATAAGTCGCTGAAGGAGGACTTCCAGCGAATTTCGGCGCTCGGCCAGTAA
- a CDS encoding ornithine cyclodeaminase family protein, translating to MAPRFYRESEVAQVLDMSTAVEAVDECLKQLAIGGAENVPRRRSRTSGFVLHSMSATAGYLNVAGWKEYATTKSGHRFHVGLYDCESGLIKAVIEADRLGQMRTGAATGVAARYLAPGPITQMGLFGAGWQAEAQLEAIKAVHPLTRAFVYSRDETRRQSFAARMSDQLQVEIIPVHDPREAVEDLPLVITATASKTPVFDGSLLAEGALVCAMGSNWLQKAELDVNALRLADNVVCDSIEACKLEAGDFVEAQEQGYFDWDKPVELGAVLANLAVGRNNKDSVVIFKSVGLAIEDVALAEKFYQRAISNPGLGCSLPF from the coding sequence ATGGCGCCCCGCTTTTATCGCGAATCGGAAGTCGCGCAGGTCCTCGACATGTCGACCGCCGTGGAGGCGGTCGACGAGTGTCTGAAACAACTGGCGATCGGCGGCGCCGAGAACGTGCCGCGGCGGCGGTCACGAACCTCGGGGTTCGTCCTCCACTCGATGAGCGCGACAGCCGGCTACCTGAACGTCGCCGGCTGGAAAGAATACGCCACCACCAAAAGCGGCCATCGCTTCCACGTCGGACTGTACGATTGCGAATCGGGCTTGATCAAGGCAGTGATCGAGGCCGACCGTCTGGGGCAGATGCGCACCGGCGCAGCGACCGGCGTGGCGGCTCGCTATTTGGCGCCAGGCCCGATCACGCAGATGGGGCTGTTCGGCGCCGGCTGGCAGGCCGAAGCGCAGTTGGAAGCGATCAAAGCGGTTCATCCGCTGACGCGGGCCTTCGTGTATTCGCGCGATGAGACGCGGCGGCAATCGTTCGCCGCCCGGATGAGCGACCAACTGCAAGTTGAGATCATCCCGGTGCACGATCCGCGGGAAGCGGTCGAAGACTTGCCGCTGGTCATCACCGCCACCGCCAGCAAGACGCCGGTCTTTGACGGTTCGCTACTGGCCGAAGGCGCGTTGGTTTGCGCAATGGGAAGCAACTGGCTGCAGAAGGCGGAACTCGACGTCAACGCGCTGCGGTTGGCCGATAACGTCGTCTGCGATTCGATCGAGGCCTGCAAACTGGAAGCCGGCGACTTTGTCGAAGCCCAAGAGCAAGGCTATTTCGACTGGGACAAACCGGTCGAGCTGGGCGCCGTGCTGGCCAACCTAGCGGTCGGACGCAACAACAAAGATAGCGTGGTGATCTTCAAGTCGGTCGGCCTGGCGATCGAGGACGTCGCGCTGGCCGAAAAGTTCTACCAACGGGCGATCAGCAATCCGGGGCTTGGCTGCTCGCTGCCGTTTTGA
- a CDS encoding vWA domain-containing protein, producing the protein MASEDATRTPRRSYGAIIRDSSSFMTSLIFHLAAVVILALLTFDPTPDDGVREIVLEESVDLPLQRQLEDELQEITDLATEMSVASLPQELAGMSGTAPASLSAPEMVTELLDGDSVPDVSFVDIQVLTQSNETLMKELPVGAQGASNAVVKDYSEAMDRIAQELVWMLDKGEVVVLWVFDQSESMKDDQAKIRERIGRVYDELGIVGSSEDEALTTAVASYGANFQMHTQAPTSDRKEIDAAIASIPVDASGKEMTLPAVMEVIERHKRYAQKAKRKMAVILVSDESGDPEGNKQLLEKTIETAKIAECSVYTMGREAMFGYPYSHVRWQNPNTGEVHWLPINRGPETGLIEQLQTDGFGKRYDSLTSGYGPYEQVRLAKETGGIFFMLPGEETNLVGLKDFKYDVTAMEPYRPDLRQRDDLMREALKDPLQTVMSKVIYDLNPYNKEVADIVQIRHRYSTKFPELVEQVKVELSQLKPYVQYLDRAIVEVEKAKPLRDGSPSYRQQANYDLLYAQLLTYRARAYEYGAAATAFIQQAPQQPKLPSTKHEFRAWQRGTTKRLLAEDLTGDDVAQASELLKEIMNEYTGTPWAERAKWELNRGFGCRFSAWIFDGSKFPNSKNAPKIPVPKL; encoded by the coding sequence ATGGCAAGCGAAGACGCAACGCGAACGCCGCGAAGAAGTTACGGCGCAATCATCCGCGACAGCAGTTCGTTCATGACGTCGCTGATTTTCCACCTGGCGGCGGTCGTCATCCTCGCTTTGCTCACCTTCGACCCGACGCCCGACGACGGCGTGCGAGAAATCGTACTCGAGGAATCGGTCGACCTGCCGCTCCAGCGGCAATTGGAAGATGAGCTCCAGGAAATCACCGATCTGGCGACCGAGATGAGCGTCGCCAGTTTGCCGCAAGAGCTAGCCGGCATGTCCGGCACGGCGCCAGCATCCCTGTCGGCGCCAGAGATGGTGACCGAACTGCTGGACGGCGACAGCGTTCCGGACGTCTCGTTTGTCGACATCCAAGTCTTGACGCAGTCGAACGAGACCTTGATGAAGGAACTGCCGGTCGGCGCCCAAGGCGCCTCCAACGCGGTCGTGAAAGACTATAGCGAAGCGATGGACCGGATCGCCCAAGAGCTGGTCTGGATGCTCGACAAAGGAGAAGTGGTCGTTCTGTGGGTCTTCGATCAATCGGAAAGCATGAAAGACGACCAGGCCAAGATTCGCGAACGGATCGGCCGCGTCTATGACGAGTTGGGTATCGTCGGCTCTTCAGAGGACGAAGCGCTGACCACCGCGGTCGCCAGTTACGGCGCCAACTTTCAGATGCATACCCAGGCGCCCACCAGCGATCGTAAAGAAATCGACGCGGCGATCGCCAGCATTCCAGTCGACGCTTCCGGCAAAGAGATGACGTTGCCGGCCGTGATGGAAGTGATCGAACGGCATAAACGTTACGCCCAGAAGGCGAAGCGGAAGATGGCCGTGATTCTCGTTTCGGACGAGAGCGGCGATCCGGAAGGGAACAAACAGCTCCTCGAAAAGACGATCGAAACGGCGAAGATCGCTGAGTGCAGCGTTTACACCATGGGACGCGAAGCGATGTTCGGCTATCCCTACTCGCATGTGCGGTGGCAAAACCCCAACACCGGCGAAGTCCATTGGCTGCCGATCAATCGCGGCCCCGAGACCGGCTTGATCGAACAGTTGCAGACCGACGGCTTCGGCAAGCGGTACGACTCGCTCACCAGCGGCTACGGCCCGTACGAACAAGTCCGCCTGGCGAAAGAAACCGGCGGCATCTTCTTTATGCTTCCCGGCGAAGAGACCAATCTGGTCGGGCTGAAGGACTTCAAGTACGACGTCACCGCGATGGAGCCGTATCGCCCCGATTTGCGGCAGCGCGACGATTTGATGCGCGAAGCGCTGAAAGATCCGCTTCAGACCGTGATGAGCAAGGTGATCTACGACCTCAATCCGTACAACAAAGAAGTCGCCGACATCGTCCAAATCCGGCACCGCTACTCAACCAAGTTCCCCGAGTTGGTCGAGCAGGTGAAGGTCGAGCTATCGCAGTTGAAACCGTACGTGCAGTACCTCGACCGCGCGATCGTCGAAGTCGAGAAGGCGAAACCGCTGCGGGACGGATCTCCCTCTTACCGCCAACAGGCGAACTACGACTTGCTGTACGCTCAGTTGCTGACCTATCGTGCCCGGGCCTACGAGTATGGAGCGGCGGCGACGGCGTTCATCCAGCAAGCGCCGCAGCAGCCGAAGCTCCCGTCGACCAAGCATGAGTTTCGCGCCTGGCAGCGCGGCACCACCAAGCGCCTTCTTGCCGAGGATTTGACCGGCGACGACGTCGCCCAGGCGTCAGAGCTCCTCAAAGAGATCATGAACGAATACACAGGCACACCGTGGGCCGAACGGGCCAAATGGGAGCTGAATCGCGGCTTTGGCTGCCGATTCTCGGCCTGGATCTTTGACGGCAGCAAGTTCCCGAACTCGAAGAACGCCCCCAAGATCCCGGTGCCGAAGCTGTAG